GCGGTGCCAGGCCTTGCATGGGGACCTGGAGACGCCGCTGGAGACTACATGGGGTAAGAGTCCTGCCCCagcgccccccagccctgctaccGGGATCCCCCCCAGcgcccctttccccccactgccctgccaccgggatccccccagcaatccccactgtccccttcccccagcgcCCCTTCCCTGCACTGCCCTGCCACTGGGATCCCccagcaccccttccccccactgccctgccaccggGATCCCCCagggtccccttccccccattgccCTGCCACCGGGATCCCCCCAGcgcccctttccccccactgcccttccccccactgccctgccactggGATCCCCCagcacccctttccccccactgccctgccaccggGATCCCCCagggtccccttccccccactgccctgccaccggGATCCCCCAGGGTCCCCTTCCCCTCATTGCCCTGCCACCGGGATCCCCCCAGcgcccctttccccccactgccctgccaccgggatcccccccagcgcccctttccccccactgccttGCCACCGGGATCGCCCCCCGAGcgcccctttccccccactgccctgccaccggGATCCCCCCAGCGATCCCcactgtccccttcccccagcgccccttccccccactgccctgccactggGATCCCCCagcacccctttccccccactgccctgccaccggGATCCCCCagggtccccttccccccactgccctgccaccgggatcccccccagcgcccctttccccccactgccctgccaccgggatccccccagcacccctttccccccactgccctgccactggGATCCCCCCAGcgcccctttccccccactgtcCTGCCACCGGGATCCCCCAggatccccttccccccattgccCTGCCACCGGGATCCCCCCAGcatccctttccccccactgctctgccaccgggatccccccagcacccctttccccacactgctctgccaccGGGATCCTCCCagcgcccccttccccccacagccctgccagccccccactgACAGGAGCCTCCCACCCCAATTTCTAACCGCTCTCCCCATGGCTCTGTCCCAGCCCCCAGGAGCGTGTCGTGCAGAGGTGGCATCTCCCCCGGGACCGTGGCCGGGGCGGCTCTGGGGGCGCTGGGAGGCCTGGccggggggctgctgctgctgctgtggaggagGCGAGGTAagagcggggcagggcagggggctcgggcaccggctctggggtgggcgggggctcagcTGGGCTGAGAATGGTCACAACTCGTCTCCCAAACTCACCCACCACTTGTGTCTTTGCAGCTGGCTGGAGGCTGGGACAGTCCAAACTGGGCCTGGTCTCAGGTGAGAGACCCACCCCGGCATCCCCTTTACACAGGGagaggggtcctgggggggatATGCTCCCGGGGTCTCCCCCCCACAAGGATACCCTCTCcaggagccccctgccctgcccccagggtcTCCTTCCTGTCCCTCCCCAAGGGGGTGTGCCCCCgggctccccttccccacagggaTACCCCCTCCAGAAGCACCCCCCtggcttccccctgccccctccctgttgGTGATACACCTCCTGGGGCCCCCTCGCCCTGGGGCTTCACCCCAGgatttccctgccccacccccacacacccccttccccatgggagaCATACCCCTGGGAGCGCCCCCTGTGCCCCCTTCCTGCTTGGGGCATACCCCCCCACAAACCCCCTTGACACCAGGCTGGGGGGGATgcaccccccacctccatgcACTGACTAACCTGCCCCGTTTCTCCTCCCCCAGAGGAAGAGGTGCCCGAAGACAGCTGATCCCGTGGGTCTGGTAAGTGCAttgaccccctgccccccatcagaGCCCTCGATCCACACCTAGGGATTTCTGGGGGAGCAGATCTGCCACCCCATGGCCACAGCGGGTACTCCAGCCCTGTACAACCAGTCCACCCCTCCCACTACCCAGTGGGGTTTCTATGGGGGTGTGACCCCCGCCCTTCCCCCAGCTAATTCCTTTACCGACATCAGCAGGTTTCCCCTCCACCCTCCGTTCTGTTCTCGCTCATTCCCTTGTTTTCCCCCAGGCCAGATTTTCcacccggacgcctgggttcctaGCGGCCTGAGGCAGATCACGTCCCCAGGCTGGACACGTGACTTGATTCTGAAATGTCGCCTGGACCTTGAGAACCTGGGGGCCCCACTGATTGCCAATTGATTTCCACCCCCCAACTCTGCTGACCTCCGGGTTCACTGTCTCTCCTCCGTGCCCCCCGCGCTGTCCCGCCCAGGGCCGCCATGCCAAGGCAGGAAGCTAATGGCTGTGGAAGGCAGGGAGCACTGTGGGAAATCGCCCCTTTCCTTCGCTGGACGTACAGCACCGAGCACCAAAGACCGGGGCACTGCTGCAATATGGATCATAAAGAATCGTTTGTAATCCTCACCCGCGTTGGTGCCTCAACCCAGCGCCAGGGCTTGGCGGGGAAATAAGTCGCAGCAGCAAAACCCAAGGGGCTGGCGGATTCACAGAACCAGCACCCCACAGGGGACAGGCCCtgtgcccccttccctgccccctgagccagccagtccccaccctggggctggaggggagccaaagccccctagaggggacaggccccttGCCccatttcccgccccccccccccgagccagccagtcctgccctggggccggaggAGCCCCCTGGGGGcacaggccccgtgccccattccttgctcccccccccgagccagccagttccGCCGTGGGGCTGGAGagagctggcgccccctagaggcagaggcccctgcccccttccccgcccgAGGTAGGCTCCATGTTCCCCAGTCAAGAGTCCGGACTCTGGAGCTGAATTCTGCTCATCACATTTATTTACACAAGGGGGAAAATCAACAGAATCCCCCCCTGCAGCGGGAAACCCCCCTTTGCGAGGACTCCCCGGCGGGGAACGAGCTGCCGTGGTGCTGGGCACAAATCGCCACACGGGCCTGCGCACCCAGCCGCTCTCTGCAAACCATTCGGTCCAGCcggcccctgctccccacccctgggACCTCCTCCGCGCGTTCCTGCTACTTCCCCATCCGCTGGGTGCCCCGGGCAGGGGTGAACGGAGGAGTTCAGGCCCCTCGCAGTGACAGGCTCAGGCTCTGTGCAGACTCAGGCAGTGTCACTGCGTCCATCACACTCAGGGCAGCTCCCCCCCTCGCAGCACCGGggtcaggctctctgcacactcAGGTAGGCGCCAGGGTCCCACTTGGGTGCTTTTCTCcacatccaggagagctgacaCCGTTTGTTAAATGCAAGCTGAGACTCTGCCGTGATAACCTGATTCCAGGAGCAGGGCCCTGCCCTGGGCCCGTAGCACCCGTGTCCACCTCCGGCCTGGAGCCTACGATCTCTAAAAGCAGCCCTAGGCAGCAAAGGCAAGGTTGGGGGCAGCCCCAGCAGGGACAAACCCCCTGGGTCAGGTCCTCAGGGGCAGAGGGAAATGcaagagaggagggggaaatcagTCCTAAGATCCAGGCTATACTCAAAGATTGGAGAATATAaaacagagccagggagagaacccaggaatcctggctcccaatccCCCCACACTAACCCACCAAACCACACTCCCTTCGCAGAGCTGgggtgagaacccaggagtcctggctcccagctccccaccccggctctaacccaccagaccacACTCCCCtcgcagagctggggggagtcgtGTCTCAGGGCTACCTCTCCTGAGCATGCACCCTCTGATGTGGCTGTGGGGCAGTACATGGcaccccccagggctcccccggCTCACATCAGCCGCTCCCGGATGTGCACAGAGGTGGGCAGTCAGGAGGGGTccagggggcagggccgggggtccCCGGCTCCCAGCAGCCGCGCCTGGGCGTGCAGCCGCAGGTGGGCAGTCAGGAGGGGgccggggggcagggccgggggtccCCGGCTCCCAGCGACCGTGCCCGGGCGTGCAGCCGCAGGTGGGCAgtcaggagggggctggggggcagggccgggggtccCCAGCTCCCAGCGGCCGTGCCCGGGTGTGCAGCCGCAGGTGGGCAGTCAGAAGGGGGCCGGGGGGCAAGGCCAAGGGTCCCCGGCTCACAGCGGCCGCGCCCGGGCATGCACCCGCAGGTGGGCAGTCAGGTGGGAGCTGTGCCGGAAGCGCTTGCAGCAGGCGGTGCAAGCGAAGGGCCGCTCGCCTgtgtggatgcgctggtgccCGGTGAGGGTGGAGCCCTTGCTGAAGGCCTTGCCGCACTGGGCGCAGGCGAAGGGGCGCTCGCcggtgtgggtgcgctggtgctGCAGCAGGTCCGAGCTCTGGCCGAAGCTCTTGccgcactgggggcaggggtaggggcgCTCGCCGCGGTGCAGCCGCCGGTGTGTCAGCAGGTTGGAGCTGCGGCTGAAGCTGCGCCCGCACTCGGCGCAGACGTAGGGCTTCTCGCCCGTGTGCACCCGCCGGTGGGCCACCAGGTCGGAGGCCTGGCTGAAGCGGCGGGGACAGTCGGGGCAGCGGTGCGGGCGCTCGCCcgtgtggatgcgctggtgctTGACCAACACGGAGGTGTCACCGAAGCGCTTGCCGCACTCGGGGCAGGGGTAGGGgcgctcgcctgtgtgcagccgCCGATGAGTCCGCAGGTTGGAGCCCCGCAGGAACCCCCGCCCGCACTCCGGGCACCGGAAGGGCTTGTCGCCCGCATggatccgctggtgggccaccaGGTTGGAGCTGCGGGAGAACCGCTTCCCACACACCAGGCACGGGTAGGGGCGCTCGCCCGGCTGGAGGGCGGGGGGCCGAGCCggggggccctgctggggggCAGGATCTGACCCATGACCCatagtgccaggctggggggctggacTCTGATCCATGGTGCCCTGGCACAGGGGGTTCTGCTTGGGGGCAGGATCTGACCCATGATCCGTGGGGGCCTGGCTCAGGGGACCCTGCTGGTGGGTAGGATCTGACCCATGACCTGTGGGGCCCTGGCTCAGGGGACCTTGGTGAGGGGTAGAATTTGACCCATGACCCATGGAGGCCTGGCTCAGGGGACCCTGCTGGGGGGCTGGATCTGACCCATGACCCGTGGGGGCCTGCTGGGGGTCAGGATCGGAGCTGTTACCCAGAGGGCCCTGCTGGGTGAGGGTGTCCTCTGAGCTGTGACCCAGGGAGTCCtgctggagcagggggctggagccctGATTCAGGGGGCCCGACAGGGGGGCCGGCTCCTCCCCTGGGGGCGTGGGCTGGGTGGCGGGCTCTGCCTCGTGACTCCCGCCCTGCCCGGTGCCCTCGGGCCCGTGGCCCCGCTGATGGCGCGCCAGGGTGGAGCTGCGGGCGAAGCTGGCCCCGCAGCGCTGGCAGCGgtagggccgctccccggtgtggcTACGCTGGTGGTTGACCAGGGTGGAGGCCAGGTTGAAGCCAGCGCCGCACTGGCCGCAGCGGAAGGGCCGCTCGCCCGTGTGGGCGCGCTGGTGCTGCACCAGGTCGGAGCTGCGCCGGAAGCCCTTGCCGCAATCGGGGCAGGCGAAGGGGCGCTTGCCCGTGTGCCGGCTCCGGTGGGCGGCCAGCCCCGACTGCACGGCGAAGGCCTCCCCGCACTGGCCGCAGCGGTAGGGGCGCTCGCCGGTGTGCAGCCGCCGGTGCTTGGCCAGCGAGGAGCTCTGCGAGAAGGTGCGGCCGCAGTGCCCGCAGCGGTAGGGGCGCTCGCCGGTGTGCAGCCGCCGGTGCCGCTGTAGGGTGGAGCTGGCACGGAAGCTGCGCCCGCACACGGCGCAGTCATAGGGCTTCTCGCCCGTGTGGGTGCGCCGGTGCGCCAGGAAGTTGGAGCTGGCGCTGAAGGCCCGGCCACAGTCGGGGCAGACGTAGGGTCGCTCGCCCGTGTGGATCCGCAGATGCTGCGTCAGGTGGGAGCTCTGCCCAAAGGCCTTGCCGCACTCGGGGCAGGCGTACTGCCGCCCGGGTGCCGGGGGCCCGGGAGGTCTCGCTGGGGCGCAGATCCCCGGCTGGGGTGCCAGGGCAGAGCTGCAGGGTGTCCCTGCTGCCCGGATCAAGGATTCGTTCAGCCCCTTGTCACCTGCCCTGCGGGGAGCTGGGTCCgcgtctctctccccagcagggtTTTCCCATTGGCTCTCGCAGGCACCTGGGCTCGGCGGATCACTCTCCTGGGGTTGTCCCGGAAACTTCCCGTGTGGCTCTGCTTGCTCGTGCCCTTCCGGCTGGGGATCCCCCTCCTCAGCCTCCCTTGCTGGCCCATCACCTGCGGGGGAAAGGATCACGGTCAGTATTCTCATGGTGCTGGAAATCCGCCCCCAAGCAGGgttcattaattattttattctgcTTGGGGTTTTATTGTAAAGCCGCAGGGTAACCCAGGGCTAACGGCCCTGCCGAGTGCGCGCTGCACAGCCTTCCGCGTGTCCTTTCCTCTCATTTACTCCTTACTGTGCAGTACTTTTCCTCCACATTTCATGGTTTTCCCAGGCGcgatgggttttttccccttctgcaaaGTTCTCGGCTCGGTCCCAGGTCTGCCTGTGAACCACCTGGCGCCCCCCTGGGGCAGAGAGACGGAATCAGACCCGAGCCGCCCCTGCTCGGAAAAGGGAACAAACCAGAGCAATCAAAGCAGGAATTATCCCCTCACCGTGGGGAATCGGGGCCTGCTCAGGGAGGATCCTGAGCCAGGAACCCCCGCAGGATTCCACCGCTAGCATCTTAGACGGCGCACTGTGCTGCCTTCCTGAGCCTGCAGACGGTAGATCCGgggcctctgctgctgctcagagcctCCCAAGGGGGCAAAGAGAAACTGAGCAGAGCAGCCAGTTTCGGAGCTGCTGGCAGGCTGACCTGAGCCAGGCTGGCTTCTCTCTGCCGCTGCTGGGCAAGCTCTGAGCAGCAGCcggggcagccctggggctggcggGGGCAGAGGCACAGAGTAAGATCTAGGCAGTGGGACAGACGGACGCACTGGTCAAGTCAGGCCCCAGCCAGGCTGTctgtggggcctgatcccagCACTTCTAGGCCTGAAAACGTGAGCCTCCAGCAGCCAGGGACAGAGGTctatggacagacagacaggcaggcatCCAGGGACACGACAGACCTCTAAAAATAGCGAGGAGCACGCACAGAATGGAGGCTGTAAAACCATGACACGTGGCGGGGGGCCGGGGCAGCACCTGGAAGGCCTGTAAATCCCCTGCTGTTACTGCCCAGGATTTAAAGGCTCCAGGAAGCCAGGGGTGAATTTCCGAGCCCATATAAGCGATTCCTCACCTGTGTGGGCGTCTCTCGGGGTCTCCTCAGCACCCCGGGGGCCTGGgacccacagctctgcccctcGCTCCATCCGGGAGGGCGCGTCCGGCCCAGGGATCAGAAATCCTGCTCGGGGGACGGGGACAGGCGAGATCAGGGCGTGCGACGCAGCAAGAGAATATCTGCTACAGGGAACGTCCCATGACTTCAACCCAGGCCCAGCCTGCTCCAGGGGACGTGGCCTGACCCCAGGGGCAGGGAAGAAGCAGGATATTGGGTGGGATGGGCCCGTGGGGCTgaccagtgggggcagggagggggcgggatgGGCCCAAAGCGGATAAcccagggggcagggggtgggcaggATACCGGGCTGGATGGGCTCATGGGGGTGTcccgggggaagggagggggcaggatacCAGGTGGGATGAGTCCAGGGGACTGACCcacggggcagggagggggcaggatacCGCGTGGGATGGGCCCGTGGGGCTGAcccggggggcagggagggggatacCACCCCGGGGGGTACCACAGCCCCTGGGGTCTCACTGTCCCCGCTACAGACACCCAGGGTGGGAGGGCCGGGGGGGGCTGTGGGATGTTCAGATCTTAGTCACCCCCCCTGCCCGGTGCCCATCAGCCGGTGggggctgctcctgccccagggctggatgGGGGTCTGTGCCCCCCCCGCACTGCCCCCCATCGCCTCCTgcccgcccccttccagccccccgTCTCCACGCGCCCCCCGCACCTGCCGGCCCCGGCTCAGCTGCTCCCCCGGCGGAGCTCGGCGCTGCCCGGCCCAGGGGCGGCTCCAGCCCAGCGCGGcccccgggctccccccgcccggGCCGGGCGCAGCAGCGGGGCCGGGCGCGGATGCAGCCGCGGCGCTGACCCAGGAAGCGCAACccccgggcgggggggcggggagagcggcccccgggatgggggggggcatggaCCCGCCCCCGGACCCGCCTCTCCCGGGGGGGCGCTGCTGCTGCCGGGCCCGGcaggaaatgctgctgctgcGTTCAGAGCCGCCCCCCCGGGGGGAAATCAGGCCCCCCCAGCGACGGGCTCAGGCTCTCGGCACACTCAGGCGGGGTCCCTGTGTCGGTCGCActgggggggcagcc
This portion of the Dermochelys coriacea isolate rDerCor1 chromosome 14, rDerCor1.pri.v4, whole genome shotgun sequence genome encodes:
- the LOC119842564 gene encoding zinc finger protein 358-like, with the protein product MGGESARGANDPCRATNQKVSPHPSSLVARQSAPEQGSGRVYCRVAHSSPAGACRCRKGNYTESRARARRKRKGPAQKRDAASCTETFKTPEERLRFDVCPKAKPYEEAQTEPPWLADKVKEAQQHFLPGPAAAAPPRERRVRGRVHAPPHPGGRSPRPPARGLRFLGQRRGCIRARPRCCARPGRGEPGGRAGLEPPLGRAAPSSAGGAAEPGPAGFLIPGPDAPSRMERGAELWVPGPRGAEETPRDAHTGDGPAREAEEGDPQPEGHEQAEPHGKFPGQPQESDPPSPGACESQWENPAGERDADPAPRRAGDKGLNESLIRAAGTPCSSALAPQPGICAPARPPGPPAPGRQYACPECGKAFGQSSHLTQHLRIHTGERPYVCPDCGRAFSASSNFLAHRRTHTGEKPYDCAVCGRSFRASSTLQRHRRLHTGERPYRCGHCGRTFSQSSSLAKHRRLHTGERPYRCGQCGEAFAVQSGLAAHRSRHTGKRPFACPDCGKGFRRSSDLVQHQRAHTGERPFRCGQCGAGFNLASTLVNHQRSHTGERPYRCQRCGASFARSSTLARHQRGHGPEGTGQGGSHEAEPATQPTPPGEEPAPLSGPLNQGSSPLLQQDSLGHSSEDTLTQQGPLGNSSDPDPQQAPTGHGSDPAPQQGPLSQASMGHGSNSTPHQGPLSQGPTGHGSDPTHQQGPLSQAPTDHGSDPAPKQNPLCQGTMDQSPAPQPGTMGHGSDPAPQQGPPARPPALQPGERPYPCLVCGKRFSRSSNLVAHQRIHAGDKPFRCPECGRGFLRGSNLRTHRRLHTGERPYPCPECGKRFGDTSVLVKHQRIHTGERPHRCPDCPRRFSQASDLVAHRRVHTGEKPYVCAECGRSFSRSSNLLTHRRLHRGERPYPCPQCGKSFGQSSDLLQHQRTHTGERPFACAQCGKAFSKGSTLTGHQRIHTGERPFACTACCKRFRHSSHLTAHLRVHARARPL